From one Meles meles chromosome 18, mMelMel3.1 paternal haplotype, whole genome shotgun sequence genomic stretch:
- the SMIM5 gene encoding small integral membrane protein 5, with translation MAAGSFVQEMRSMGERLLLKLQRLPQAEPVEIVAFSVILLFTATVLLLLLLACCCCCCPERRGRKVQVRPMTPP, from the exons ATGGCAGCTGGCAGCTTTGTGCAGGAGATGCGCTCCATGGGTGAGAGGCTACTGCTCAAGCTACAGAGGCTACCCCAGGCCGAGCCCGTGGAGATCGTGGCCTTCTCAGTCATCCTCCTTTTCACAG ccaccgtgctgctgctgctgctgctagcctgctgctgctgctgctgccctgaGCGCAGAGGCAGGAAGGTCCAAGTGCGGCCCATGACCCCACCGTGA
- the SMIM6 gene encoding small integral membrane protein 6: protein MAEDQHDRVEAQVHVGKLTNRKLMWNEDFWQNPWDQVGLAVISLFITMILFLIVFAIVFGLLPPLGKVESPTLE from the exons ATGGCTGAGGACCAGCATGACAGAGTGGAAGCCCAG GTTCACGTGGGCAAACTGACAAACCGGAAGCTCATGTGGAATGAGGATTTCTGGCAGAATCCGTGGGACCAGGTGGGGCTGGCAGTGATCAGCTTATTCATCACCATGATCCTGTTTCTCATCGTGTTTGCCATCGTGTTTGGTTTGCTTCCTCCCCTGGGGAAG GTGGAGAGCCCCACCCTGGAGTGA